A single window of Kitasatospora sp. HUAS MG31 DNA harbors:
- a CDS encoding nucleotidyltransferase domain-containing protein, translating to MTSSVSVTDGATRLLLERFIGDLRPLPSLVAVWAHGSLAGGDYRAGPSDLDLVAVLDRPCSPAEEAWLNALHARLDAEVPSAARLHCSYLAAGELDDPDLRHLTWAHRELMRRPVTPVTRRELHAFGRVLSGPAPAGLLPPVTDRELAEFVAGDLRDYWRPALADPLRWRRDIWVDLGRLTLARATVTLRTGRLITKAEAVDVLAELGAPAELVADVRRRRYGRPAPVSEGWDTQRAELTRDFLGPAIDRALAAAAGR from the coding sequence ATGACATCCTCCGTCTCCGTGACCGACGGCGCGACCCGGCTCCTGCTCGAACGGTTCATCGGGGATCTCCGGCCGCTGCCCTCGCTGGTGGCGGTCTGGGCGCACGGTTCGCTGGCGGGCGGCGACTATCGGGCGGGCCCCAGCGACCTCGACCTGGTCGCCGTCCTGGACCGGCCCTGCTCCCCGGCGGAGGAGGCGTGGCTGAACGCCCTGCACGCCCGGCTGGACGCGGAGGTCCCGTCGGCCGCGCGGCTGCACTGCAGCTACCTCGCCGCCGGGGAGCTGGACGACCCGGACCTCCGGCATCTCACCTGGGCACACCGGGAGTTGATGCGGCGCCCCGTGACACCGGTGACCCGCCGGGAACTGCACGCGTTCGGCCGGGTGCTGTCCGGTCCTGCGCCGGCCGGTCTGCTGCCGCCGGTGACCGACCGGGAGCTGGCCGAGTTCGTGGCCGGCGACCTGCGGGACTACTGGCGGCCCGCCCTGGCGGATCCGCTGCGGTGGCGGCGCGACATCTGGGTCGACCTGGGCCGGCTGACCCTGGCCCGGGCGACCGTGACCCTGCGGACCGGCCGGCTGATCACCAAGGCCGAGGCCGTGGACGTCCTCGCCGAACTCGGCGCCCCCGCCGAGCTGGTGGCCGACGTCCGGCGGCGCCGCTACGGCCGCCCCGCCCCGGTATCGGAAGGGTGGGACACCCAACGGGCCGAGCTCACCAGGGACTTCCTCGGACCTGCCATCGACCGGGCGCTGGCGGCGGCAGCGGGGAGGTGA
- a CDS encoding serine hydrolase domain-containing protein produces MTDQPDLPDDLLPTTRRALLHRTAVAQAEGRTPSLVAALVRDGRLVWSGARSMIDDHAPTVDVQYRIGSLTKTFVAVLVLRLRDEGLLDLADPLERHLPGTPADGATVAELLAHSAGLASETPGPWWERTEGTLRPALDDLLEPGDALKHPAGRRHHYSNPGYALLGALVERLRGAPWGEVLRREMLEPLGMDRTTLLPEHPHAGGFAVHPWADVMLAEPLTDTGLMGPAGQLWSTAADLARWAAFLAGGDDKVLSAASLAEMRRPAVGPDTADWTSSYGLGLQLRRHDGRVLYGHTGSMPGFTAGLWISEADGLAALALSNATTGANAAALAADLIALTAQHEPRMPEPWRPLPTVDEELLALTGLWYWGTSAHALRLKADRTLELSLVSGGSRSSRFRAEADGTWTGLDNYYAGETLRVVRAADGSVSHLDLASFVLTREPYGPAEAVPGGVDPQGWQAV; encoded by the coding sequence ATGACCGACCAGCCCGACCTGCCCGACGACCTGCTCCCCACCACCCGCCGCGCCCTCCTGCACCGCACCGCCGTCGCGCAGGCCGAGGGCCGGACGCCCTCCCTGGTGGCCGCGCTGGTCCGGGACGGCCGGCTGGTCTGGAGCGGCGCCCGCAGCATGATCGACGACCATGCGCCGACCGTGGACGTCCAGTACCGGATCGGCTCCCTCACCAAGACCTTCGTCGCCGTGCTGGTGCTGCGGCTGCGCGACGAGGGCCTGCTCGACCTCGCCGACCCGCTGGAGCGCCACCTGCCCGGCACCCCGGCGGACGGGGCGACCGTCGCCGAGCTCCTCGCGCACTCCGCCGGACTCGCCTCGGAGACCCCTGGCCCCTGGTGGGAGCGGACCGAGGGCACCCTGCGCCCCGCCCTCGACGACCTGCTGGAACCGGGGGACGCCCTCAAGCACCCGGCCGGACGCCGCCACCACTACTCCAACCCCGGCTACGCCCTGCTCGGCGCCCTGGTGGAACGGCTGCGCGGCGCGCCGTGGGGCGAGGTGCTGCGGCGCGAGATGCTGGAGCCGCTCGGCATGGACCGCACCACCCTGCTTCCCGAACATCCGCACGCCGGCGGGTTCGCCGTCCACCCGTGGGCGGACGTGATGCTCGCCGAGCCGCTCACCGACACCGGGCTGATGGGCCCGGCCGGCCAACTCTGGTCCACCGCCGCCGACCTGGCACGCTGGGCCGCCTTCCTGGCCGGAGGGGACGACAAGGTCCTCTCGGCCGCGAGCCTCGCGGAGATGCGCCGCCCGGCCGTCGGCCCGGACACCGCCGACTGGACCTCGTCCTACGGGCTCGGCCTCCAACTGCGCCGCCACGACGGGCGGGTGCTGTACGGCCACACCGGTTCCATGCCCGGCTTCACGGCGGGCCTGTGGATCAGCGAGGCGGACGGCCTGGCGGCACTGGCCCTGTCCAACGCCACCACGGGCGCCAACGCCGCCGCGCTGGCCGCCGATCTGATCGCACTGACCGCCCAGCACGAGCCGCGGATGCCCGAGCCGTGGCGCCCGCTGCCCACGGTGGACGAGGAGCTGCTGGCCCTCACCGGCCTCTGGTACTGGGGGACTTCGGCGCACGCCCTGCGGCTGAAGGCCGACCGGACGCTGGAACTCTCCCTGGTCTCCGGGGGCAGCCGCAGCTCCCGGTTCCGCGCCGAGGCGGACGGCACCTGGACCGGGCTGGACAACTACTACGCGGGCGAGACCCTGCGGGTGGTACGCGCCGCCGACGGCTCGGTGAGCCACCTGGACCTCGCCTCCTTCGTCCTCACCCGCGAGCCGTACGGGCCCGCCGAGGCCGTCCCCGGCGGTGTGGACCCGCAGGGCTGGCAGGCGGTCTGA
- a CDS encoding glyoxalase, translated as MTNIASLTLEVADTAAAEQFYSAAFGLDSRLRLRASEAATSGFRGFTLSLVVAQPAEVDSLVGSAVEAGATVLKPAAKSLWGYGGVVQAPDGTIWKVATSAKKNTGPATRRIDEVVLLLGVADISATRKFYVEQGLTVAKSFGRMYVEFAAGAGSVKLGLYRRRALAKDAGVSPDGSGSHRLAIGGSGAPFTDPDGFAWEAAAPVAAS; from the coding sequence ATGACGAACATCGCATCCCTCACCCTTGAGGTGGCCGACACCGCGGCCGCCGAGCAGTTCTACTCCGCCGCGTTCGGCCTGGACTCGCGGCTCCGGCTGCGGGCCTCGGAGGCGGCGACCTCCGGCTTCCGCGGGTTCACGCTGTCCCTGGTCGTCGCCCAGCCGGCCGAGGTCGACAGCCTCGTCGGCTCCGCCGTCGAGGCCGGCGCCACCGTGCTGAAGCCCGCCGCGAAGTCGCTCTGGGGCTACGGCGGCGTCGTCCAGGCCCCCGACGGGACGATCTGGAAGGTCGCGACCTCGGCGAAGAAGAACACCGGCCCGGCCACCCGGCGGATCGACGAGGTCGTCCTGCTGCTGGGGGTGGCGGACATTTCCGCGACCAGGAAGTTCTACGTCGAGCAGGGCCTCACCGTGGCGAAGAGCTTCGGCCGCATGTACGTGGAGTTCGCCGCCGGGGCCGGGTCGGTCAAGCTGGGCCTGTACCGCCGGCGCGCCCTCGCCAAGGACGCCGGGGTCTCCCCCGACGGCAGCGGATCCCACCGACTGGCGATCGGCGGCTCCGGCGCACCGTTCACCGACCCGGACGGGTTCGCCTGGGAGGCCGCGGCGCCCGTTGCCGCGTCCTGA
- a CDS encoding MarR family winged helix-turn-helix transcriptional regulator: MTQPTPEASVPVPAAASGGPISHAIFRLARLHRMYAGQLLRRIGLHPGQELVMMHLWELGPQRQTDLVRLLDSDAATMTRTVQRLEQAGFVRRRPSPTDRRASLIEPTAASHALRREVEQAWTRLEDLVAAGLSSDERTEALHTLERLEQNLVRATDDPAQADDPAASASAGEDR, encoded by the coding sequence ATGACACAGCCCACGCCGGAGGCCAGCGTCCCGGTGCCGGCCGCGGCCAGCGGCGGACCGATCAGCCACGCGATCTTCCGGCTCGCCCGCCTGCACCGCATGTACGCCGGGCAGCTGCTGCGGCGGATCGGCCTGCACCCGGGCCAGGAGCTGGTCATGATGCACCTCTGGGAGCTCGGCCCCCAGCGGCAGACCGACCTGGTGCGGCTGCTCGACTCCGACGCCGCCACCATGACCCGCACCGTGCAGCGTCTGGAGCAGGCCGGCTTCGTCCGCCGCCGCCCCTCCCCCACCGACAGGCGCGCCTCCCTGATCGAACCCACCGCGGCCAGTCACGCCCTGCGCCGCGAGGTCGAACAGGCCTGGACCCGCCTGGAGGACCTGGTCGCCGCCGGACTCTCCTCCGACGAACGCACGGAGGCCCTGCACACCCTGGAACGCCTGGAGCAGAACCTCGTCCGGGCGACCGACGACCCTGCCCAGGCCGACGACCCTGCCGCCTCCGCCTCCGCCGGCGAGGACCGCTAG
- a CDS encoding alkene reductase — protein sequence MTTAFDPIDLAGKRLTSRIAMAPMTRSRASGPTAEPTDLMATYYAQRAGAGLIVTEGIQPSPVGQGYPDTPGLHTPGQVAAWRTVTDAVHRAGGVIFAQLMHTGRIGHPSLLPDGLVPVAPSPVAARGQVYTHQGPQDFVTPEELSEEGIRQTIADFAAAARRAVEAGFDGVEIHGANGYLVHQFLAPNTNRRTDGWGGGTEGRIRFAVEVATAVAEAIGGHRTGLRISPGNPFNDIAEDNPGEVYEVLLDRIAGLDLAYLHLMEGPDRDLTARLRKAWPGTFVLNPFTHPEVTGPEALTLVEDGTADMIAYGALFLANPDLPARLAAGGPFNTPDPSTFYGGDHRGYTDYPVLTA from the coding sequence ATGACCACCGCCTTCGACCCCATCGACCTGGCCGGCAAGCGCCTCACCAGCCGCATCGCGATGGCCCCGATGACCCGCAGCCGTGCCTCCGGTCCCACCGCCGAGCCCACCGACCTGATGGCCACCTACTACGCGCAGCGCGCCGGCGCCGGGCTGATCGTCACCGAGGGGATCCAGCCCTCGCCGGTCGGCCAGGGCTACCCGGACACCCCGGGCCTGCACACCCCCGGGCAGGTCGCGGCCTGGCGCACGGTGACCGACGCCGTGCACCGCGCGGGCGGGGTGATCTTCGCGCAGCTGATGCACACCGGCCGGATCGGACACCCCAGCCTGCTGCCCGACGGCCTGGTGCCGGTCGCCCCGTCGCCGGTGGCCGCCCGCGGGCAGGTGTACACCCACCAGGGTCCGCAGGACTTCGTGACGCCCGAGGAGCTGAGCGAGGAGGGGATCCGGCAGACGATCGCCGATTTCGCCGCCGCCGCCCGCCGTGCCGTCGAGGCCGGCTTCGACGGCGTGGAGATCCACGGCGCCAACGGCTACCTGGTCCACCAGTTCCTCGCCCCCAACACCAACCGGCGTACCGACGGCTGGGGCGGCGGTACCGAGGGCCGGATCCGGTTCGCCGTCGAGGTCGCCACCGCCGTGGCCGAGGCGATCGGCGGCCACCGGACGGGCCTGCGGATCTCGCCCGGGAACCCGTTCAACGACATCGCCGAGGACAACCCGGGCGAGGTCTACGAGGTCCTGCTGGACCGGATCGCCGGCCTCGACCTGGCCTACCTCCACCTGATGGAGGGTCCGGACCGCGACCTGACCGCACGGCTGCGCAAGGCCTGGCCGGGCACCTTCGTCCTCAACCCCTTCACCCACCCCGAGGTCACCGGCCCCGAGGCGCTGACGCTGGTCGAGGACGGCACCGCGGACATGATCGCCTACGGCGCGCTGTTCCTCGCCAACCCCGACCTGCCGGCCCGGCTCGCCGCCGGCGGCCCGTTCAACACCCCGGACCCGTCCACCTTCTACGGCGGCGACCACCGCGGCTACACCGACTACCCCGTCCTCACCGCCTGA
- a CDS encoding LysE family translocator, producing the protein MAIGTALWSFTLLVGLLTLTPGLDTALILRTSALGHRRRAWGVVLGIQTGTLIWGALTSVGVTAVLTASHLAYEILRWAGAAYLLWMGARMVLSTLRSRTSPTGADPAAEEPVPAAGGSPAGGSLVSGWRQGTTTNLLNPKMGAFYVALLPQFIPPGTPHLPMGLLLTGIHILLGLTWSAVLIAFAHVLRGWLRKQRSQRLLDRLTGTVIVGFGMRLALGD; encoded by the coding sequence ATGGCAATCGGCACCGCACTGTGGTCCTTCACCCTGCTGGTCGGGCTCCTCACGCTGACGCCCGGACTCGACACCGCACTGATCCTCCGCACCTCGGCGCTCGGCCACCGCCGCCGGGCCTGGGGCGTGGTACTCGGCATCCAGACCGGCACGCTGATCTGGGGCGCCCTCACCTCCGTCGGCGTCACCGCCGTCCTGACCGCCTCCCACCTGGCGTACGAGATCCTGCGCTGGGCCGGCGCCGCCTACCTCCTGTGGATGGGCGCCCGCATGGTCCTCAGCACGCTGCGCAGCCGGACCTCCCCGACCGGGGCCGATCCCGCCGCGGAGGAGCCGGTGCCCGCAGCCGGCGGGTCGCCGGCGGGCGGGTCGCTCGTGTCCGGGTGGCGGCAGGGCACCACGACCAACCTGCTCAACCCGAAGATGGGCGCGTTCTACGTCGCCCTGCTCCCCCAGTTCATCCCGCCGGGCACCCCGCACCTGCCGATGGGCCTGCTGCTCACCGGCATCCACATCCTCCTGGGCCTGACCTGGTCGGCGGTCCTGATCGCCTTCGCCCACGTCCTGCGCGGATGGCTCAGGAAGCAGCGGTCCCAGCGCCTGCTGGACCGTCTCACGGGCACCGTGATCGTCGGCTTCGGCATGCGGCTCGCCCTGGGTGACTAG
- a CDS encoding NADP-dependent oxidoreductase, whose protein sequence is MSTAITFSEYGAPEVLRPTEVDPPEPGPGQVRIRVRAASVNPFDMKVRSGLMAKAVPAHFPVTLGLDAAGVVDAVGEGAGAAVGDEVLGSTAGGGGYAEYALLDRPVAKPEGVSWEVAASLVTVGRTAFRVLRLLDVQPGQTLLVHGAAGSVGVIAVQLAVARGASVVGTVGEQDIELVSSLGATAVRYGDGWAERVRAAAPQGVDLVFDTSGAGVLADSVALTGDPARVVTIADMAAAQHGVRFSGAADDIPGEALPELAELAGAGKLTVPVWRTYPLAEAARAHADLEARRNRGKAVLMP, encoded by the coding sequence ATGTCCACAGCGATCACCTTCTCCGAGTACGGCGCCCCCGAGGTGCTGCGACCGACCGAGGTCGACCCGCCCGAGCCGGGCCCCGGCCAGGTCCGGATCCGGGTGCGGGCCGCCTCGGTGAACCCGTTCGACATGAAGGTCCGCTCCGGTCTGATGGCCAAGGCCGTCCCGGCGCACTTCCCCGTCACCCTCGGCCTGGACGCGGCCGGCGTGGTCGACGCCGTCGGGGAGGGCGCCGGCGCGGCCGTCGGCGACGAGGTCCTCGGCTCCACCGCGGGTGGCGGCGGCTACGCCGAGTACGCCCTGCTGGACCGGCCGGTGGCCAAGCCCGAGGGCGTGTCCTGGGAGGTCGCCGCCTCCCTGGTCACGGTCGGCCGCACCGCGTTCCGGGTGCTGCGCCTGCTGGACGTGCAGCCGGGTCAGACCCTGCTGGTCCACGGTGCCGCGGGCAGCGTGGGCGTCATCGCGGTGCAGCTGGCCGTCGCCCGCGGTGCCAGCGTGGTCGGGACGGTCGGTGAGCAGGACATCGAGCTCGTCTCGTCCCTCGGTGCCACCGCGGTCCGCTACGGTGACGGCTGGGCGGAGCGGGTGCGGGCCGCGGCACCCCAGGGCGTCGACCTCGTCTTCGACACCTCCGGCGCCGGCGTGCTCGCCGACTCGGTCGCCCTCACCGGCGACCCGGCCAGGGTCGTCACCATCGCCGACATGGCGGCCGCGCAGCACGGCGTCCGCTTCAGCGGGGCCGCCGACGACATCCCGGGCGAGGCGCTGCCGGAGCTGGCGGAGCTGGCCGGGGCCGGCAAGCTCACCGTGCCGGTCTGGCGTACCTACCCGCTGGCGGAGGCCGCCCGGGCGCACGCCGACCTGGAGGCCCGCCGCAACCGGGGCAAGGCCGTCCTGATGCCCTGA
- a CDS encoding RNA polymerase sigma factor produces MGGGEESDGLVVVRCQLGERAVFGALVGRWHEPLWRFVRGMVGPPDLADDLAQEVWVAVVRGLPGLREPERFAAWLFTVARRTVTDHLRRTYRAPETRVEEPEDSADADSGDGLGDLLTVMEIRAGLSGLPPLEREVLILFHLQDLTLATCADVLGVPPGTVKSRLHRARRLLRTTLVERGYEA; encoded by the coding sequence GTGGGCGGCGGCGAGGAGTCGGACGGGCTGGTGGTGGTGCGCTGCCAGCTCGGGGAACGGGCGGTGTTCGGTGCACTGGTGGGCCGGTGGCACGAGCCGCTGTGGCGCTTCGTGCGCGGCATGGTGGGTCCGCCGGATCTCGCGGACGACCTCGCCCAGGAGGTGTGGGTCGCCGTGGTGCGCGGCCTGCCGGGGTTACGGGAACCGGAGCGGTTCGCCGCATGGCTGTTCACCGTCGCCCGCCGCACCGTCACCGACCATCTGCGGCGCACCTACCGGGCCCCCGAGACGCGGGTGGAGGAACCGGAGGACAGCGCCGACGCCGATTCCGGCGACGGACTCGGCGACCTGCTGACCGTGATGGAGATCCGGGCCGGCCTCTCCGGGCTGCCGCCGCTGGAGCGCGAGGTGCTGATCCTCTTCCACCTGCAGGACCTGACCCTCGCCACCTGCGCCGACGTCCTCGGAGTCCCGCCCGGCACGGTGAAGAGCCGGCTCCACCGCGCTCGCCGCCTGTTGCGGACCACCCTGGTCGAGAGGGGATACGAGGCATGA
- a CDS encoding VOC family protein — protein MDLTIHTTVLPHDDPEASLVFYRDALGFEVRSDVGQGAMRWITVGPAGRPDTSILLAPPAADPGITESERRTVAEMMAKGTYGWILLASPDLDGVFEKVRAGNAEVVQEPTDQPYGVRDCAFRDPAGNLVRIQQAG, from the coding sequence ATGGACCTCACCATTCACACCACCGTCCTCCCGCACGACGACCCGGAGGCCTCCCTCGTCTTCTACCGCGACGCGCTCGGCTTCGAGGTGCGCAGCGACGTCGGGCAGGGCGCGATGCGCTGGATCACGGTGGGGCCGGCCGGCCGCCCCGACACGTCCATCCTCCTCGCGCCGCCGGCCGCCGACCCCGGCATCACCGAGAGCGAGCGCCGCACCGTCGCCGAGATGATGGCCAAGGGCACCTACGGCTGGATCCTGCTGGCCTCCCCCGATCTGGACGGCGTATTCGAGAAGGTGCGGGCCGGGAACGCCGAGGTGGTCCAGGAGCCGACCGACCAGCCGTACGGCGTCCGCGACTGCGCCTTCCGCGACCCCGCGGGCAATCTGGTCCGCATCCAGCAGGCCGGCTGA
- a CDS encoding FAD-dependent monooxygenase translates to MTPRSVLISGAGVAGPTLAYWLARHGFRPTVVEKSRDLRSSGSPVDVRGAALPVVDAMGLLPRLRASATSATVVRVLNASGREVARVRMPAGRGRSDGGEVELPRGDLAAVLYEAAREDAEFLFDDGIASLRQDEHGVDVAFERAAPRRFDLVIGADGLHSTVRRLAFGPECAFVRPTGLFVATAPLGEPVEDPQEVVLYNAPGRLVSIHPSRDRALTAFIFRRPDITSFDHRDTDLHRRIVTESHAGLGWRVPDLLERLRHTDDLYFDAVSLVDLPTWANGRTALLGDAASCVSLLGDGSSLATAGAHTLAEALAAHPADPATALRRYESAHRTRVTPKQRGITRAAALLVPATRLGLATRNLAARLRPGGL, encoded by the coding sequence ATGACTCCGCGCAGCGTTCTCATCTCCGGTGCCGGCGTGGCCGGCCCCACCCTCGCCTACTGGCTGGCCCGCCACGGATTCCGCCCCACGGTGGTGGAGAAGTCCCGGGACCTGCGCTCCAGCGGGAGCCCGGTCGACGTCCGGGGAGCGGCCCTGCCGGTCGTCGACGCCATGGGTCTCCTGCCACGGCTGCGGGCCTCGGCCACCTCGGCCACCGTGGTGCGGGTGCTGAACGCCTCCGGGCGCGAGGTCGCCCGGGTCCGGATGCCCGCGGGCCGCGGCCGCTCCGACGGCGGCGAGGTCGAGCTGCCCCGCGGCGACCTCGCCGCCGTCCTGTACGAAGCGGCCCGCGAGGACGCCGAGTTCCTCTTCGACGACGGCATCGCCTCGCTTCGCCAGGACGAGCACGGCGTGGACGTCGCCTTCGAACGGGCCGCGCCGCGCCGCTTCGACCTGGTGATCGGCGCCGACGGCCTGCACTCCACCGTGCGCCGCCTGGCCTTCGGCCCCGAGTGCGCGTTCGTCCGGCCCACCGGCCTGTTCGTCGCCACCGCGCCGCTCGGCGAGCCGGTGGAGGACCCGCAGGAGGTCGTCCTCTACAACGCGCCGGGACGGCTGGTCTCCATCCACCCCTCCCGGGACCGGGCCCTGACCGCCTTCATCTTCCGCAGACCGGACATCACCTCCTTCGACCACCGCGACACCGACCTGCACCGGCGGATCGTCACCGAGTCCCACGCCGGCCTCGGCTGGCGCGTGCCCGACCTGCTCGAACGGCTCCGCCACACCGACGACCTCTACTTCGACGCGGTCAGCCTGGTCGACCTCCCCACCTGGGCGAACGGGCGGACCGCGCTGCTCGGCGACGCCGCGTCCTGCGTCTCCCTCCTCGGTGACGGCTCCAGCCTCGCCACCGCCGGAGCCCACACCCTGGCCGAGGCCCTCGCCGCCCACCCCGCCGACCCGGCCACCGCCCTCCGCCGCTACGAGTCCGCCCACCGCACCCGGGTGACCCCCAAGCAGCGCGGCATCACCCGGGCGGCCGCCCTGCTGGTCCCCGCCACCCGCCTCGGCCTCGCCACACGCAACCTCGCCGCCCGCCTACGGCCGGGCGGGCTGTAG
- a CDS encoding VOC family protein produces the protein MSVKPVPEDYPRITPYLCIDGAAAAIDFYTEVLGATERMRMPGPGGRIGHCELQLGNSVLMLADEYPDMGFLGPKTIGGTPLTLHVYVEDVDAVFARALAKGATELRAVKDEFYGDRTGQFEDPFGHRWNVATHVEDVPPEEMAKRAEQAMGSA, from the coding sequence GTGAGCGTCAAGCCCGTGCCCGAGGACTACCCCCGCATCACCCCGTACCTCTGCATCGACGGGGCCGCCGCCGCGATCGACTTCTACACCGAGGTCCTCGGTGCGACCGAGCGGATGCGGATGCCCGGCCCCGGCGGCCGGATCGGCCACTGCGAGCTGCAGCTGGGCAACTCGGTCCTCATGCTCGCCGACGAGTACCCGGACATGGGCTTCCTCGGACCGAAGACGATCGGCGGCACCCCGCTCACCCTGCACGTGTACGTGGAGGACGTCGATGCGGTGTTCGCCCGGGCCCTCGCCAAGGGCGCCACCGAACTGCGGGCGGTGAAGGACGAGTTCTACGGTGACCGGACCGGCCAGTTCGAGGACCCGTTCGGCCACCGCTGGAACGTGGCCACCCATGTCGAGGACGTCCCGCCGGAGGAGATGGCGAAGCGGGCCGAGCAGGCCATGGGGTCCGCGTAG
- a CDS encoding TetR/AcrR family transcriptional regulator, whose translation MSLRDRKRARTRQALIDAAVELFERQGYDGTTVADIAAAAEIGTRTFFSYFASKEELLFPESDARVRAVTEAIAGRAPEEGPAEVLLRALGTVPDTGDDLVSPLAALRLRLIRTVPAVRGRALQLQLDAQQQIAGQLAEAFPDRIDPVGAAALTGAFIGAITGALQALLDTLDEPATPADLHASIRQATDLALSPWRQQAR comes from the coding sequence ATGTCCCTCCGCGACCGCAAGCGCGCCCGCACCCGCCAGGCCCTGATCGACGCAGCCGTGGAGCTGTTCGAACGTCAGGGGTACGACGGGACCACCGTCGCGGACATCGCCGCCGCCGCCGAGATCGGCACCCGCACCTTCTTCAGCTACTTCGCCAGCAAGGAGGAGCTGCTGTTCCCGGAGTCCGACGCGCGCGTCCGGGCCGTCACCGAGGCCATCGCCGGCCGCGCGCCGGAGGAGGGACCGGCCGAGGTGCTGCTGCGGGCGCTCGGCACGGTGCCGGACACCGGCGACGACCTGGTCAGCCCGCTGGCGGCCCTGCGCCTGCGGCTGATCCGTACCGTCCCCGCCGTGCGCGGTCGCGCCCTGCAGCTCCAGCTCGACGCCCAGCAGCAGATCGCCGGGCAGCTGGCCGAGGCCTTCCCCGACCGGATCGACCCGGTGGGGGCCGCCGCGCTCACGGGGGCGTTCATCGGCGCCATCACCGGCGCCCTCCAGGCCCTGCTCGACACCCTGGACGAGCCCGCCACCCCAGCCGACCTCCACGCGAGCATCCGGCAGGCCACCGACCTCGCCCTCTCCCCCTGGCGGCAGCAGGCGCGGTGA
- a CDS encoding ferritin-like domain-containing protein, giving the protein MAASEFAAWVRDFATERDRRAAGADPDWESGAVLSPAVRASIQRFQLGEDGDGANLIAKADAAGDPHYTAAVRLFEDEEHNHARLLARLLEAGGATTSAGHWSDTVFARMRRAVGLHAELLLLMVAEVVALRYYRALRDGTEDPLTSEVARRILADEERHIPFHCARLHASIAQLPRAARRPVLAGWRMLLLGAGLVVAADHGRALRELGVGRGRFLADVAGSAGPVVAAIVGTDPPRVPAELAEPAAAARPPHPHPHPRSGYRLRPRA; this is encoded by the coding sequence ATGGCTGCATCGGAATTCGCCGCGTGGGTACGGGACTTCGCGACCGAACGGGACCGCCGCGCCGCCGGAGCCGACCCCGACTGGGAGTCGGGGGCCGTCCTGTCCCCGGCGGTGCGGGCGAGCATCCAGCGCTTCCAGCTCGGCGAGGACGGCGACGGCGCGAACCTGATCGCCAAGGCGGACGCCGCCGGCGACCCGCACTACACCGCGGCGGTGCGGCTGTTCGAGGACGAGGAACACAACCACGCACGGCTGCTCGCTCGGCTGCTCGAAGCGGGCGGGGCGACGACCTCGGCCGGCCACTGGAGCGACACGGTGTTCGCGCGAATGCGCCGCGCGGTGGGGCTCCACGCCGAACTGCTGCTCCTGATGGTCGCGGAGGTCGTGGCCCTGCGCTACTACCGGGCGCTGCGTGACGGCACCGAGGACCCGCTGACCTCGGAGGTCGCCCGACGCATCCTGGCGGACGAGGAGCGGCACATCCCGTTCCACTGCGCGCGGTTGCACGCGTCGATCGCGCAGCTGCCCCGCGCGGCCCGACGGCCGGTGCTGGCGGGCTGGCGGATGCTGCTCCTCGGCGCGGGTCTGGTGGTGGCCGCCGACCACGGGCGGGCGTTGCGCGAGCTCGGGGTCGGGCGGGGACGTTTCCTGGCGGACGTGGCGGGGTCGGCCGGGCCGGTGGTCGCGGCGATCGTCGGCACCGACCCGCCACGGGTACCCGCCGAATTGGCGGAGCCCGCCGCCGCAGCCCGGCCCCCGCACCCGCACCCGCACCCGAGGAGCGGGTACCGGCTCCGGCCGAGGGCTTAG